One part of the Merismopedia glauca CCAP 1448/3 genome encodes these proteins:
- the trpA gene encoding tryptophan synthase subunit alpha: MTSVSSCLAHLRSQQQCALIPFITAGDPDLETTAEALKVLDANGADLIELGVPYSDPLADGPVIQAAATRALQKGVSLDDVIAMVAKISPEVRSPIILFTYYNPILHRGIEKFLGQIAAAGVKGLVIPDLPLEEAASVIEPAKLVGIELILLVAPTSPPDRIRAIAQQSQGFIYLVSVTGVTGVRSQVENRVEDLLAQLHAVTDKPVAVGFGISQAEQAKQMKDWGADGAIVGSAFVKLMSDRTPQESLAAIGKFCRSLKQAIS; this comes from the coding sequence ATGACTTCAGTATCTAGTTGTTTGGCTCATCTCCGTTCTCAACAGCAGTGCGCTTTAATTCCCTTCATTACGGCTGGCGATCCGGATTTAGAAACAACTGCTGAAGCTTTAAAAGTATTGGATGCTAACGGTGCAGATTTAATTGAATTGGGAGTCCCTTATTCCGATCCTCTCGCAGATGGACCAGTAATTCAAGCAGCAGCGACTCGCGCTTTGCAAAAAGGGGTGAGTCTAGATGATGTCATTGCTATGGTGGCAAAGATCAGCCCAGAGGTGCGATCGCCCATTATTCTGTTTACCTATTACAATCCCATTTTGCATCGGGGAATTGAGAAGTTCTTAGGGCAAATTGCGGCTGCTGGGGTGAAAGGTTTAGTGATTCCAGATTTACCTCTAGAAGAGGCTGCAAGCGTCATAGAACCAGCTAAACTAGTAGGGATAGAGTTAATCTTGCTCGTTGCCCCTACCAGCCCTCCAGACAGGATTAGAGCTATAGCCCAGCAGTCCCAGGGATTTATCTACTTGGTGAGTGTCACTGGGGTAACAGGGGTGCGATCGCAGGTGGAAAATAGAGTTGAAGATTTACTAGCGCAACTCCACGCAGTGACTGATAAACCCGTTGCGGTAGGCTTTGGAATTTCTCAAGCAGAACAGGCTAAGCAAATGAAAGATTGGGGTGCTGATGGCGCAATTGTGGGTAGTGCATTTGTTAAACTAATGAGCGATCGTACTCCCCAAGAAAGTTTAGCCGCAATTGGAAAATTTTGCCGTAGTTTAAAACAAGCAATTAGTTAA
- the ndhL gene encoding NAD(P)H-quinone oxidoreductase subunit L: protein MVVALLYFVLAGFYLLVAPSAIYLYLKQRWNVVSSFERGFMYFLVFFFFPGLLLLSPFLNFRPKRRQIEA from the coding sequence ATGGTTGTAGCACTATTGTATTTTGTACTGGCGGGATTTTATTTATTGGTAGCTCCCAGCGCGATCTACCTATATTTAAAGCAACGCTGGAATGTAGTTAGCTCTTTTGAGCGCGGTTTTATGTATTTCTTAGTATTTTTCTTCTTTCCTGGGTTGTTATTACTGAGTCCATTTTTGAATTTCCGCCCCAAACGTCGCCAAATAGAAGCTTAA
- a CDS encoding two-component system response regulator, with translation MASEYNGDILIVDDTPNNLRFLSTTLTQQGYKVRSVTDGLMALTVAQAAKPDLILLDIKMPNIDGYEVCQRLKANEQTREIPVIFLSALDEVLDKVKAFTVGGVDYITKPFQLEEVLARIETHLSLRAAQKEIRKLNGELEQRVRQRTAQLEKEIAQRMQAQERLLHIALHDVLTGLPNRAWFMKHLDHLLKQVTQQPGYQFAVLLLDCDRFQSINDSLGHSWGDRLLVSIARRIELCLQPGTTLSRLGGDEFTILLKDIKSLSDATRIAQDIHQELASPFQLGEYQVFTNVSIGIVLGSESYEQPEHLLRDADTAMYQAKAKGKACYQMFDSTMHHRALTNLQLEIDLRKALERNEFVVYYQPIISLMTNQIVGFEALVRWLHPQEGLIPPIKFIPIAEETGLIMAIDLCVMRQACLQLRNWQKEGLADKSLTISVNLSVKHFVSFNLLQQIDTILAETGLDGQNLKLEITESDIMKNPEFASQIIVQLKNQQIQFIVDDFGTGYSSLSYLHRLPIDTLKIDRSFIMRIGNKGENIGIIQAIMALANSLGMNAIAEGVETLEQLEPIKRLNCQFCQGFLFSRPLEAEAVRKVLATGL, from the coding sequence ATGGCTAGCGAATATAACGGTGACATTTTAATAGTCGATGATACGCCCAATAACTTGCGTTTTTTATCGACAACCCTAACTCAGCAAGGCTATAAGGTACGGAGTGTTACTGATGGCTTAATGGCTTTAACAGTGGCACAGGCGGCAAAACCAGATCTGATTTTGCTCGATATCAAGATGCCAAATATAGATGGTTATGAAGTCTGTCAGCGTTTGAAAGCCAACGAACAAACGCGGGAAATTCCGGTGATTTTTCTGAGCGCTCTAGACGAGGTGTTAGATAAAGTCAAAGCGTTTACAGTGGGCGGAGTTGACTACATCACCAAGCCATTTCAGTTAGAAGAAGTTTTAGCTCGGATTGAAACCCATCTCAGCCTCCGAGCCGCCCAGAAAGAGATTCGTAAGTTAAATGGTGAACTAGAACAGCGCGTTCGTCAACGAACTGCTCAACTGGAAAAAGAGATCGCTCAACGGATGCAAGCACAAGAAAGATTGCTACATATAGCCTTGCATGATGTCCTGACAGGTCTGCCCAATCGAGCCTGGTTTATGAAACACTTAGATCATCTGCTCAAACAGGTGACACAACAGCCCGGTTATCAGTTTGCAGTGCTACTGTTAGATTGCGATCGCTTCCAATCGATTAATGACTCTCTAGGACATTCATGGGGCGATCGATTGCTAGTTTCCATCGCCCGTCGGATTGAGTTATGTTTGCAGCCAGGCACTACTTTATCTCGCCTTGGGGGAGACGAATTTACAATTTTGCTCAAAGACATCAAAAGCCTCTCTGACGCGACTAGAATTGCCCAAGACATCCATCAGGAGTTAGCATCACCTTTCCAACTTGGCGAATATCAAGTTTTCACCAATGTTAGTATCGGCATTGTCCTCGGTAGCGAAAGTTACGAGCAGCCAGAACATCTTTTGCGCGATGCGGACACGGCTATGTATCAAGCTAAAGCCAAAGGTAAAGCTTGCTATCAGATGTTCGATTCGACGATGCATCACCGCGCTCTGACTAACTTGCAACTAGAAATTGACTTGAGAAAAGCATTGGAACGCAATGAATTTGTGGTCTATTATCAGCCCATTATCTCGTTGATGACCAACCAAATTGTAGGTTTTGAGGCTCTAGTGCGCTGGCTGCACCCACAAGAAGGACTGATTCCTCCGATCAAATTCATTCCTATTGCTGAAGAAACTGGGTTAATTATGGCAATTGACCTATGCGTGATGCGGCAAGCCTGTCTACAACTTCGTAACTGGCAAAAAGAAGGTCTGGCTGACAAATCCTTAACTATCAGTGTGAATCTTTCGGTCAAACACTTCGTCAGTTTCAATTTACTCCAGCAAATAGACACTATTCTGGCGGAAACTGGACTTGATGGTCAGAATTTAAAGCTGGAAATTACAGAAAGTGACATTATGAAGAATCCTGAATTTGCCAGCCAAATCATTGTCCAACTGAAAAATCAGCAAATTCAATTCATTGTTGACGATTTTGGCACTGGTTATTCTTCTTTAAGTTATCTTCACCGCTTGCCGATAGATACCCTCAAAATCGATCGCTCCTTTATTATGAGAATTGGCAACAAGGGGGAAAATATAGGGATTATTCAGGCAATTATGGCGCTGGCTAATAGCTTGGGGATGAATGCGATCGCTGAAGGAGTGGAAACTTTAGAGCAGTTAGAGCCAATCAAACGGTTAAATTGTCAATTCTGTCAAGGTTTTCTATTTTCTAGACCACTAGAGGCTGAAGCAGTCAGAAAAGTATTAGCTACAGGTTTGTAA
- a CDS encoding DUF3007 family protein — translation MRRIDVISIGIGVLASGAIAYKLLETTGLNSIQAGIWAQFILVCGLVGWLVTYLFRVTGKKMTYNQQLKDYEDAVLQKRLDELTPEELAKLQAEIEAERQHKAMPDRDE, via the coding sequence ATGCGACGGATTGATGTCATATCGATCGGAATTGGGGTGTTAGCTAGTGGCGCGATCGCCTACAAACTACTAGAAACCACTGGCTTAAATAGCATTCAAGCTGGAATTTGGGCGCAATTCATCTTAGTCTGTGGCTTAGTTGGCTGGTTAGTTACTTATTTATTTAGGGTAACAGGCAAAAAAATGACCTATAATCAGCAATTGAAAGATTATGAAGATGCTGTTCTTCAAAAAAGACTCGATGAGTTAACCCCAGAGGAATTAGCTAAATTACAAGCGGAAATAGAGGCTGAACGCCAACACAAAGCCATGCCAGATCGAGATGAATAA